The DNA sequence CCAGCATGATGGGGATGCTGTCCACGTCCCCTTTGATCTCGCAGATTTGCTCGTAGATGGGCTTGAGCTCTTCCAGCGACTGGCGGCTGGTGATGGAGTAGACCAGGATGAAGGCGTGGCCCTTGGAGATGGACAGGCGCTGCATGGCCGGGAACTGGTGGCTGCCCGTGGTGTCCGTGATCTGCAGCGTGCAGATGCTTTTGTCGCAGCTGATCACCTGCCGGTAGGTGTCCTCCACCGTGGGGATGTAGCTCTCGCGGAACGTGCCTTTCACAAACCTCAAGACCAGCGAGCTCTTGCCCACGCCACCTGCCCCGAACACGGCCACCCGGTAGTCGTTGCTCTGTTCCGGCATGTTGCTCCACAGCCGCGGCTCGCACCCAGGAGGCACCTGGCAAAGGAACCAGACGTGCGAGAGGAtcggtttaaaaaaagaaaaagggggaaggaaaaTCTTGACCAGGATTGCCTTACCCTCTTTCCATAGCTTAAAAAGAACCAAAGGGATACATTTTGTTTTCGAGCTCCCAACGTAAGAGAACTTGAATTTCATTtaaagattttaggggcgcccggtggctcagtcggttaagtatctgactctgactcagatcatgatctcacagttatgagttcgagctccgagtcaggctctgtgctgacgttgcagagcctgcttgggattctctctctttctctttctctctctctctctctgcccctcccctgctctctctctctctccaaataaataaatttttaaaaaatggcagcaAGGTCACTGTTTTATAAGCATTACAAGAAACCCTCTAGATAATGCGCACTCGGTGCTTACCCAGCAGAAGCTCCCAGCGTTAGAGGACGGACAGGCACAGAAAGGCGCCTGTTACACCCTGCGTGGTAGCTGCCATGGTAAAGTCATAAACAAAGGCCGAAAGAGAGCCTGCTGGGGCATCCAGTTCTGTGTGGGGCCCTGAGGGGAGATTTCACAGAGGGCCGGGTGAAGGTGTGAAGGGGTGAGGGGCGGGCCACCCAGAAGACGGGGTCCCTGGCAGATGCCCGAGGGTGCGAAGGGAGCCAACACGGGGCCAGGGCAGACAGCTGGCGTGCATGGACATCTGGGGCAGGGCTGGCAAGCGGGGAGCGGTGGCCTCATCGGTCGAGATAAAAGGCCAAAGAGACAAGTAGGTCTGGAGAAGCTGAGCAGGAAGCAGCCGGGCCCGGGTCAGGTTTGTAGGACACACAGGTGGAGACAGGTATCTGGCAGGCGGCTGGGCTGTGGTCTGAAAACTCAGTAGGGAAGTCCAGGCTAGTGATAAGGATGTGGGTTTCATCCATATATAAAGAGCACGCTAATAAGTAAAAATCAGCCAGGGTGAAGACGTATAGTGAGAGAGAAGATCAAATTCCAAATCCAGAGAACTTGGCAAGTCATCTACTTCAGCTTTCTGCACCTGAGTTGCCTGCACCAgaaaatggggatagtaacacCACCTTCTCCTCGGAGCTGCTCTGGGGTGTTCGTGAGACAAGGACTGCCACTCAGCACAGCTGGGGGCCCAAGCTCTCTAGCTGTTTAGTAAGGACTAGGCAGAAAAGGGGGTCACAAAGGAGCAGCAGGGACAGGAGGAAGAACTGGAGAGAAGGTAACAAAATGCCAAGAAAGCCCAAAACTGTCAAGAAGTCACGGGGCTCGTATAGCTATACACACCTACGTTAAATGAGGACAAAGATCTCAAATCAGTAACTTGAGCTCCCACCTTACAAGAGTCAAGTAACCCCAAAGGAGGAAAAATGCAGGAAATACTAGATTACAGTGGAAGTCAGTAGaatgaagaatagaaaaacaatagagaaaaatcaataaactcagaagtgggtttgtttttttaataacaataaaattaacaAGCTTTTCGCTGGACTGGCCAAAGAAGCAAGAGAACTCAAAATGTTAACATGAGAAGTGGCAGAGGAGACATCACTACTGACCCTGCAGAAACATAGTTATCAGAGGCTCCTGTGACCAACTGCACAGAAACACGCTACATAACTCAGAGGAGGCAGACCCAAACTACCAAAGCTGAATCAAGCAGAAATCGAAAATGCACAGCAAAGACCTACCTAGCAAGACAGTAATCAAAAAACCATCCACAAGGAAAGCCGGGTCCAGACAGCTTCGCGGGATTAATTATATTGGATTAATACCAATTCTTtgcaaactcttccaaaaagttgAATGGGAGGATACACCTGTCACTCTCTCTGAGGCCAAAATTACCCTGATACAGCTTGAGATACAAAGACATGACAAGAAAACTGCAGAGCAGTATCTCTTCGGAACAAATACAAAATCCTCAACCAAGACTGGCAAAACGAATCCACCAATgcataaaaaggattatacatcatAACCAAGTAGGATTTATGCCGGGCATGCAAAGTCGGCTTAACATCCAAAAATTAACATAACATACCATATCAATAAAAGACCAAAAGCATGATAATCTCAgtagatacaaaaaagaaaaaattgacaaacttcaGTACTcaatcatgatttaaaaaaaaaaaaagagcaaatcagGAATAAAAGGGAACTTCTTCCTCCAGAAAAGAACGTATTATGAAACACCACAGCTAAGACagtacttaatgatgaaagattGTTTTCTCACTACAATCAAGAAAAAGACCGGTGTCCCCACTCTTGCAACTTCTATTTACCATTTTACTGAAGGTTTTAACTAGGAGAATAAGTCAAGAatgtgaaataaaaggcatccagattggaagggaagaaatgaaactatTTATTGCAGAAGGCACAACCTTGTAAATAGAAACTTTTAAGGaatcttccaaaaagaaaactaataaactaCTTCTAAAAGGTTTTCAAATATCcatataaaaatcaactgtaggggcgcctgggtggcgcagtcggttaagcgtccgacttcagccaggtcacgatctcgcggtccgtgagttcgagccccgcgtcgggctctgggctgatggctcagagcctggagcctgtttccgattctgtgtctccctctctctctggccctcccccgttcatgctctgtctctctctgtcccaaaaataaataaacgttgaaaaaaaaatcaactgtatatCTCCACACCCGCGATGaataatctgaaaacaaaattaagaaaccaattccatttacaacatcatgaaaaatcataagatacttaggaataaaattaataaggaagCATAAACattgtactctgaaaattaaaaaaaatattgttgaaagacaCTGAAGACCCAAAGGAGTGGAAAGCCACCCACGTTTATGTATCAGAGgacttaattttgttaaaatagcAATATTCCCCAAATCACCTACAGATTCAGCGCAGTCTCTACATAAATTCCAATTGGCTACTCTATGGAAATTTCCAAGCTGATTCCAAAATTCACCTGAAAATTTAAAAGGCCCAGAATAGTGAAGCAATGGcgaatttagaaagaaagaaagaaagaaataagggaaggaaaggacgggagggaaggagggaatgggggagggaagggaggaaggacagaaggaaggaagttggaGAACACATacctcctgatttcaaactcactgagaggagcagaaagacacTATACATGACGACATTGTCTACGGATTCTGAAACGGATTCACAGATACACAGGAACAGATCCAGAGCCCCCAGTGTGAGAAATAACGTGTTAAAGTAACAGGCTCGGCTTTATCCCTGATAGCCAGGCGATGGAAACAACCCATATGTTCGCGGTAGAAATGGAATATTCGTACCATAAAAGGCAACGCATCAGATTAATACATCCCTATGATAAGAAAAAGCGATACCAAGAGTGGAACATGCAACACGCTGGTTGAACGTGCCAGTTGAGATGCGCTCCACAGCCCGCTGGATGCTGGAAATGCCGCCCATCTTCGTGCGGCTGGGGGTTACGGAGGAGTTACGCAGTGGTCTTGCGGATTGTTCAGAATGACCATATTCTTTCAAACTTATCATGGAAATGAAATATCACTTACAAGCCAGGAAACCCAATAGGGTTGATTCTCAGACTCAAGTTAAAGGAAAGTACCCTTGGAGATGGAGTGTGTAGCTTTGATCTGGGGGCGGTAAGAGGTGAAGGAAGTCTGGCAAACTTTAGGTTGACTGGGATGTCCTGAGCTACGAAGGGAGTCAAAGCATCTTGCAGTGTGTGTGGGAGCAAGGACAACCGTGGAGATGGCCAGAAAGACCAGAAGTGGGGCTTTCTCTTTAAGGAAATTGAGGgctgaggaaagaggaggggacaATCAGCC is a window from the Felis catus isolate Fca126 chromosome D4, F.catus_Fca126_mat1.0, whole genome shotgun sequence genome containing:
- the DIRAS2 gene encoding GTP-binding protein Di-Ras2, producing MPEQSNDYRVAVFGAGGVGKSSLVLRFVKGTFRESYIPTVEDTYRQVISCDKSICTLQITDTTGSHQFPAMQRLSISKGHAFILVYSITSRQSLEELKPIYEQICEIKGDVDSIPIMLVGNKCDESPSREVESGEAEALARRWKCAFMETSAKLNHNVKELFQELLNLEKRRTVSLQIDGKKSKQQKRKEKLKGKCVLM